The Rhinolophus sinicus isolate RSC01 linkage group LG09, ASM3656204v1, whole genome shotgun sequence genome includes a window with the following:
- the LOC141573210 gene encoding cytochrome c oxidase assembly protein COX19, with protein sequence MSTAMNFGSKSFQPRPPDKGSFPLDHFGECKSFKEKFMKCLRENNSENALCRNESKEYLECRMERQLMAQEPLEKLGFGDLIGGKSETKTKF encoded by the coding sequence ATGTCCACGGCGATGAACTTCGGTTCCAAGAGCTTCCAGCCGAGGCCCCCGGACAAGGGCAGCTTCCCGCTGGACCACTTCGGTGAATGTAAAAGCTTTAAGGAGAAGTTCATGAAGTGTCTCCgtgaaaataattctgaaaatgctTTGTGCAGAAACGaatcaaaagaatatttagaatGCAGGATGGAGAGGCAGCTGATGGCACAAGAACCACTGGAAAAACTGGGATTTGGAGATTTGATAGGTGGAAAATCAGAGACAAAAACTAAATTTTGA